A genomic region of Pontibaca methylaminivorans contains the following coding sequences:
- a CDS encoding lytic murein transglycosylase, which yields MKRQAGAALFGVFLIHGMPAGAVEQSLRPETRPPQAIRVAMPGPTLAQSLRPAARQVVMTRQAGDDIIRDFREWVGSFRQRALSKGISARTFDAAFDGVRPDPDIVARDGNQSEFSRTIWQYLDGAVSDSRIRNGKAAIQDNSRTLAAIESRYGVEKEVVAAIWGLESSYGSHRGKSDIVTSLATLAHDGRRAAFFEDQLIAALTIIQHGDIPPRRMTGSWAGAMGHTQFMPTSYLEHAVDFTGDGRRDIWSDDPADSLASTAAYLARFGWKKGQPWGVEVTLPRGFDYRLADRDITRMPSDWARLGIRDTNGHKVPDHGQAAILLPAGGRGAAFMIFDNFSVIRRYNAADSYALAVGHLSDRLRGKGPIRAEWPRHDRALTRDEKIEMQERLTALGFDTEGVDGQIGPRTVSAVRSFQIAQGMAPDGYASPQLLERLR from the coding sequence ATGAAACGACAGGCAGGCGCCGCGCTTTTCGGCGTGTTCCTCATCCATGGCATGCCGGCCGGGGCGGTCGAGCAATCGCTTCGCCCCGAGACACGCCCGCCGCAGGCCATCCGCGTCGCGATGCCCGGCCCGACGCTCGCGCAGTCGCTCCGCCCGGCGGCACGGCAGGTGGTCATGACCAGACAGGCAGGCGACGATATCATCCGCGATTTCCGGGAATGGGTCGGCAGTTTCCGCCAGCGCGCCCTGAGCAAAGGGATCAGCGCCCGCACCTTCGACGCGGCCTTCGACGGCGTGCGCCCCGACCCCGACATCGTCGCCCGCGATGGCAACCAGTCCGAATTCTCGCGCACGATCTGGCAATATCTGGACGGCGCCGTTTCTGATTCGCGGATCCGCAACGGCAAGGCGGCGATCCAGGACAATTCCCGCACGCTGGCGGCAATCGAATCCCGCTACGGCGTGGAAAAAGAGGTCGTCGCGGCGATCTGGGGGCTCGAATCCTCCTACGGCAGCCACCGCGGCAAAAGCGACATCGTGACCTCGCTGGCCACGCTCGCCCATGACGGGCGCCGCGCCGCCTTCTTCGAGGATCAGCTCATCGCCGCGCTGACGATCATCCAGCACGGCGACATCCCGCCCCGCCGCATGACCGGAAGCTGGGCCGGCGCGATGGGGCATACCCAGTTCATGCCGACCTCGTACCTTGAACACGCGGTGGATTTCACCGGCGACGGGCGGCGCGACATCTGGTCCGACGATCCGGCGGATTCGCTGGCCTCGACCGCCGCCTATCTCGCCCGGTTCGGCTGGAAAAAGGGCCAGCCCTGGGGGGTCGAGGTCACGCTGCCGCGCGGCTTCGACTATCGCCTGGCCGACCGCGACATCACCCGCATGCCCTCGGACTGGGCCCGCCTCGGCATCCGCGACACAAACGGGCACAAGGTGCCGGATCACGGGCAGGCGGCGATTCTGCTGCCGGCGGGCGGGCGTGGCGCGGCCTTCATGATCTTCGACAACTTTTCCGTGATCCGGCGCTACAACGCCGCCGATTCCTATGCGCTCGCCGTCGGCCACCTGAGCGACCGGCTGCGCGGAAAGGGCCCGATCCGGGCCGAGTGGCCACGCCATGACCGCGCACTGACCCGCGACGAAAAGATCGAGATGCAGGAACGCCTGACCGCGCTCGGATTCGACACCGAAGGGGTGGACGGGCAGATCGGGCCGCGCACCGTCTCGGCGGTGCGCTCGTTCCAGATCGCACAGGGGATGGCGCCCGACGGCTACGCCTCGCCGCAACTGCTCGAGCGCCTGCGCTGA
- a CDS encoding DUF1330 domain-containing protein, whose product MAKGYIIGHITVRDPEAYKDYVALDTPILERLGGRFVVRGGQAEVVEGETNERHVVIEFPSYRAALDAYNDPDYQAAAAIRRRAAETVMLVVEGV is encoded by the coding sequence ATGGCGAAGGGATATATCATCGGTCATATCACCGTGCGGGATCCGGAGGCCTACAAGGACTATGTCGCGCTCGATACGCCGATCCTCGAGCGGCTCGGCGGACGGTTCGTGGTGCGGGGCGGACAGGCCGAGGTGGTGGAAGGTGAGACGAACGAGCGCCATGTGGTGATCGAGTTCCCGAGCTACCGCGCCGCGCTCGATGCCTATAACGACCCGGATTATCAGGCGGCAGCGGCGATCCGCCGCCGCGCGGCCGAAACCGTGATGCTGGTGGTCGAGGGGGTCTGA
- a CDS encoding zinc-finger domain-containing protein, translated as MTVEAPETRIVNSWRVACDGGEGALGHPRVWLRIPPERGWVECGYCDARFVHRDCVDKASVGGMGKEV; from the coding sequence ATGACCGTCGAGGCGCCGGAGACCAGAATCGTGAACAGCTGGCGGGTCGCCTGCGATGGCGGCGAGGGTGCGCTCGGCCACCCCCGCGTCTGGCTCAGGATCCCGCCGGAGCGGGGCTGGGTCGAATGCGGCTATTGCGATGCGCGCTTCGTGCACCGCGACTGCGTCGATAAGGCCAGTGTCGGCGGCATGGGGAAAGAGGTCTGA
- a CDS encoding AAA family ATPase → MADHNSLLAEIEALEVRIAAARAEITRRFIGQESVVDLALATLFCGGHGLLIGLPGLGKTRLVETLAMVMGLSGNRIQFTPDLMPADILGSEVLDTDAAGRRHFRFVPGPVFCQLLMADEINRASPRTQSALLQAMQERTVSIAGEDRPLDAPFHVLATQNPIEQEGTYPLPEAQLDRFLVQIDVPYPDRDTERAILIATTGATEDEVGTVFSAPELLAAQRLLRRMPVGDSVMEAILDLVRALRPDSPEAGDRLRDSVAWGPGPRATQALMLTVRTRALLGGRLAPDVEDVAAMAVPVLIHRMALGFAARARGESLPDLIRATAARITRSEAAA, encoded by the coding sequence ATGGCAGATCATAACAGCTTGCTTGCGGAAATCGAAGCGCTCGAAGTGCGAATTGCAGCCGCACGTGCCGAAATCACACGCCGTTTCATCGGGCAGGAAAGCGTCGTGGATCTGGCGCTTGCGACGCTGTTCTGCGGCGGCCACGGGCTTCTGATCGGGCTGCCGGGGCTTGGCAAGACGCGCCTTGTCGAGACGCTCGCGATGGTGATGGGGCTTTCGGGGAACCGCATCCAGTTCACCCCCGACCTCATGCCGGCCGATATCCTCGGCTCCGAAGTGCTGGACACGGATGCCGCGGGGCGGCGGCATTTCCGCTTCGTGCCGGGGCCGGTGTTCTGCCAGTTGCTGATGGCGGACGAAATCAACCGCGCAAGCCCCCGCACCCAGTCGGCCCTGCTTCAGGCGATGCAGGAGCGCACCGTCTCGATCGCCGGCGAGGACCGTCCGCTCGACGCGCCGTTTCATGTGCTCGCGACCCAGAACCCGATCGAGCAGGAGGGCACCTATCCCCTGCCCGAGGCGCAGCTTGACCGGTTTCTGGTGCAGATCGACGTGCCCTATCCCGACCGCGACACCGAACGCGCGATCCTGATCGCGACCACCGGCGCGACCGAAGACGAGGTGGGCACCGTCTTCAGCGCGCCCGAACTGCTGGCCGCGCAACGGCTTCTGCGGCGGATGCCGGTCGGCGACTCGGTCATGGAGGCCATCCTTGATCTCGTGCGCGCCCTGCGCCCCGACTCGCCCGAGGCCGGTGACAGGCTGCGCGACAGCGTTGCCTGGGGGCCGGGGCCGCGCGCGACGCAGGCCCTGATGCTGACGGTGCGCACGCGGGCCCTGCTTGGCGGGCGGCTCGCGCCGGATGTGGAGGACGTGGCCGCAATGGCGGTGCCGGTGCTGATCCATCGCATGGCGCTCGGCTTTGCGGCCCGCGCGCGGGGCGAAAGCCTGCCCGACCTGATCCGGGCCACCGCCGCCCGCATCACCCGGAGCGAGGCCGCGGCGTGA
- a CDS encoding ABC transporter ATP-binding protein → MTEDAIRIEGLTKIYRAQRSQPPKHALKGVDLTIPRGSVFGLLGPNGAGKSTLINILAGLVIKTSGRVTIWGFDQDRNPRQSRAAIGVMPQELNLDPFFTPRGALEVQAGLYGLSRKQRRSDEILEMVGLADKAEAYARTLSGGMRRRLLLGKALVHSPHILVLDEPTAGVDIELRQMLWQNVRRLNREGMTIILTTHYLEEAQEMCDEIAIIADGEVVARDSTGSMLGRLDARAMIIWPDGPVGELPQAEGIEAELRGDGAIVLSYRSRQTSAERVLEVVHGAGIRIRDVQTQEPDLEDVFLALTSRRQPGALPPDPRDISPPEEDAGAGRRRG, encoded by the coding sequence ATGACCGAGGATGCGATCCGGATCGAGGGGTTGACCAAGATCTACCGCGCCCAGCGCAGCCAGCCGCCCAAGCATGCGCTGAAAGGCGTCGATCTGACCATCCCGCGCGGCTCGGTCTTCGGGCTGCTGGGGCCGAACGGAGCGGGGAAATCGACGCTCATCAACATCCTTGCCGGGCTCGTCATCAAGACCTCGGGCCGGGTGACGATCTGGGGCTTCGATCAGGACCGCAACCCGCGCCAGAGCCGCGCCGCGATCGGCGTGATGCCGCAGGAGCTGAACCTCGACCCGTTCTTCACGCCGCGCGGGGCGCTCGAGGTGCAGGCCGGGCTTTACGGGCTGTCGCGCAAGCAGCGCCGCAGCGACGAGATCCTGGAAATGGTCGGGCTTGCCGACAAGGCCGAAGCCTATGCGCGCACCCTGTCGGGCGGCATGCGGCGGCGGCTTCTGCTGGGCAAAGCGCTTGTGCACAGCCCGCATATCCTGGTGCTGGACGAGCCCACCGCCGGGGTGGACATCGAATTGCGCCAGATGCTCTGGCAGAACGTGCGCCGGCTGAACCGCGAGGGCATGACCATCATCCTCACCACCCATTACCTGGAAGAAGCGCAGGAGATGTGCGACGAGATCGCGATCATCGCCGACGGCGAGGTGGTGGCGCGCGACAGCACCGGCAGCATGCTGGGCCGGCTTGACGCGCGGGCGATGATCATCTGGCCCGACGGGCCGGTCGGGGAACTGCCGCAGGCCGAGGGCATCGAGGCCGAGTTGCGCGGCGACGGCGCGATTGTGCTGAGCTACCGCAGCCGCCAGACCAGTGCCGAGCGGGTGCTCGAGGTGGTGCACGGGGCCGGGATCCGCATCCGCGATGTGCAGACCCAGGAGCCCGATCTTGAGGATGTGTTCCTCGCGCTCACATCGAGGCGGCAGCCGGGGGCTCTGCCCCCGGACCCCCGGGATATTTCCCCGCCAGAAGAAGATGCCGGGGCGGGACGCCGGCGCGGTTGA
- a CDS encoding DUF1285 domain-containing protein: MNVTTTAEGIAAAARAASRESGGLPPVHLWDPPYCGDLDIRIARDGNWFYLGTPIGRPEMVRLFSTILKKEKSDYFLVTPVEKIGITVDDAPFVAVDFTAKGKGRKQVLTFTTNVGDSVTADDEHRIRVHRDKSGEPSPYVMVRGGLEALIDRKSFYRLIERGSHKDGWFGIWSSGSFFRIIPSDELPEGE, translated from the coding sequence ATGAACGTGACAACAACGGCCGAAGGCATCGCGGCGGCTGCAAGGGCGGCGAGTCGCGAATCCGGCGGTCTGCCGCCGGTTCATCTCTGGGATCCGCCTTATTGCGGTGACCTGGACATCAGGATCGCCCGCGACGGAAACTGGTTCTATCTTGGCACGCCGATAGGGCGGCCGGAAATGGTGCGGCTGTTCTCGACCATCCTCAAGAAGGAAAAGAGCGATTATTTTCTGGTGACCCCGGTGGAAAAGATCGGCATCACCGTCGATGACGCGCCGTTTGTCGCCGTCGATTTCACCGCGAAGGGCAAGGGCCGGAAACAGGTGCTGACCTTCACCACCAATGTGGGCGACAGCGTCACCGCCGACGATGAACACCGCATCCGCGTCCATCGCGACAAGAGCGGAGAGCCCTCGCCCTATGTGATGGTCCGCGGCGGGCTTGAGGCGCTGATCGACCGCAAGAGTTTCTACCGCCTGATCGAGCGCGGCTCGCACAAGGACGGCTGGTTCGGCATCTGGTCGAGCGGGAGCTTTTTCCGCATCATTCCCTCGGACGAGCTGCCGGAGGGCGAATAG
- the polA gene encoding DNA polymerase I, with amino-acid sequence MAFDKGCHLHLIDGSAYIFRAYHALPPLTRKSDGLPIGAVAGFCNMLHRYVLDSNGGDAPTHAAVIFDHSGHTFRNDLYDLYKANREAMPEDLRPQIPLTRRATEAFNIACHEIEGYEADDIIATLACEARNRGGRVTILSSDKDLMQLVGGGVELLDPMKNRRIDAAAVEERFGVPPERVVDAQALAGDSVDNIPGAPGIGIKTAALLINEYGDLDTLLDRAGEIPQPRRRQTLIEHRVQIELSRELVRLDCDTPLDFSLDDLAVRDYDPDVLLPFLAEMEFRSLSRRIAEHLGVEAPAIPEPEATATAAPETPGFDDVKHERIGDAATLAQWIERIRARGYVAVDTETTSLDEMKAELVGVALCVEPGHAAYLPLRHRPGAGSDLFADDSLAVGQMPVDEALALLKPVLEDPAILKIGQNIKYDAKILARCGIDIAPIDDTMLLSYALHAGLHGHGMDTLCERYLGHTPLPIKPLLGAGKSAITFDRVTVDDALPYAAEDADVTLRLWQAFKPQLHRERVTTVYETLERPLIPVLAQMEMNGIKVDRATLSRMSSAFAQKMAGLEAEIHGLAGETFNIGSPKQLGEILFDKMNLPGGKRGKTGAYSTNVDVLEDLATEHDLARRVLDWRAISKLKSTYTDALQTHINPETGRVHTCYSIAGANTGRLASTDPNLQNIPVRSEEGRRIREAFVAEEGNLLVSLDYSQIELRILAHIAGIDELKAAFAEGLDIHALTASEMFHVPLDQMTPEIRRQAKAINFGVIYGISGFGLARNLRIPRAEAQGFIDRYFERFPGIRDYMERTKAFAREHEYVQTLFGRRIRTPEINAKGPRSGLAYRAAINAPIQGTAADVIRRAMIRMPAAIKGLPARMLLQVHDELLFEVAEGAVDEVISRARDVMENAADPVVHLDVKLTVDAGSGPNWAQAH; translated from the coding sequence ATGGCCTTTGACAAGGGATGTCATCTGCATCTGATCGACGGCTCGGCCTATATCTTCCGCGCCTATCACGCCCTTCCCCCGCTCACCCGGAAATCCGACGGGCTGCCGATCGGTGCGGTTGCCGGGTTCTGCAACATGCTGCACCGCTATGTGCTCGACAGCAACGGCGGCGATGCCCCGACCCATGCGGCGGTGATCTTCGACCACAGCGGTCACACCTTCCGCAATGATCTTTACGATCTCTACAAGGCCAACCGCGAGGCGATGCCCGAGGATCTGCGTCCCCAGATCCCGCTGACGCGCCGGGCGACCGAAGCCTTCAACATCGCCTGCCACGAAATCGAGGGCTACGAGGCCGACGACATCATCGCCACCCTCGCCTGCGAGGCGCGCAACCGCGGCGGGCGGGTCACGATCCTGTCCTCCGACAAGGATCTGATGCAGCTGGTCGGCGGAGGCGTCGAACTTCTCGATCCGATGAAGAACCGGCGCATCGACGCCGCAGCGGTCGAGGAACGCTTCGGCGTGCCGCCCGAACGGGTGGTGGACGCGCAGGCGCTCGCCGGCGACAGCGTCGACAACATCCCCGGCGCTCCCGGCATCGGCATCAAGACCGCGGCGCTGCTCATCAACGAATACGGTGATCTCGACACCCTGCTGGACCGCGCCGGAGAAATCCCCCAGCCCCGGCGCCGCCAGACCCTGATCGAACACCGCGTGCAGATCGAACTGAGCCGCGAACTGGTGCGGCTCGACTGTGATACGCCGCTCGATTTCTCGCTCGACGATCTCGCGGTGCGCGACTACGACCCCGATGTGCTGCTGCCGTTCCTGGCCGAGATGGAATTCCGCAGCCTGAGCCGGCGCATTGCCGAACATCTGGGCGTCGAAGCCCCCGCGATCCCCGAACCCGAAGCGACCGCGACCGCGGCCCCGGAGACACCCGGGTTCGACGACGTGAAACACGAACGCATCGGCGACGCCGCAACGCTTGCGCAATGGATCGAGCGGATCCGGGCGCGGGGCTATGTGGCGGTCGATACCGAAACCACCTCGCTTGACGAAATGAAGGCCGAACTGGTCGGTGTCGCGCTCTGCGTCGAGCCGGGCCATGCCGCCTATCTGCCCCTGCGCCACCGGCCGGGCGCGGGCAGCGACCTGTTCGCCGACGACAGCCTTGCCGTGGGGCAGATGCCGGTGGACGAGGCGCTCGCGCTGCTGAAACCGGTGCTCGAGGATCCGGCGATCCTCAAGATCGGGCAGAACATCAAGTATGACGCCAAGATCCTTGCCCGCTGCGGCATCGACATCGCGCCGATCGACGACACGATGCTGCTGTCCTATGCGCTTCATGCCGGGCTGCACGGGCATGGCATGGACACGCTTTGCGAGCGTTATCTCGGGCATACGCCGCTGCCGATCAAGCCGCTGCTCGGCGCGGGCAAATCGGCGATCACCTTCGACCGGGTTACGGTTGACGATGCGCTGCCCTACGCGGCCGAGGATGCCGACGTCACCCTGCGGCTCTGGCAGGCGTTCAAGCCGCAGCTTCACCGTGAACGGGTCACGACCGTTTACGAGACGCTGGAGCGGCCCCTGATCCCGGTGCTGGCGCAGATGGAGATGAACGGCATCAAGGTCGACCGCGCGACGCTTTCGCGCATGTCGAGCGCATTCGCGCAGAAAATGGCCGGGCTCGAGGCCGAAATTCACGGCCTTGCCGGCGAGACCTTCAATATCGGCAGCCCCAAGCAGCTTGGCGAAATCCTGTTCGACAAGATGAACCTGCCCGGCGGCAAGCGCGGCAAGACCGGCGCCTATTCCACCAATGTGGACGTGCTCGAAGACCTTGCCACCGAGCACGACCTGGCGCGCCGGGTGCTGGACTGGCGCGCGATCTCGAAGCTGAAATCGACCTATACCGATGCGCTCCAGACCCATATCAATCCCGAGACCGGGCGGGTGCATACCTGCTATTCCATCGCCGGCGCGAACACCGGGCGGCTGGCCTCGACCGATCCGAACCTCCAGAACATCCCGGTGCGCAGCGAAGAGGGGCGGCGCATCCGCGAGGCTTTCGTGGCCGAGGAAGGCAACCTGCTGGTCAGCCTCGACTATTCCCAGATCGAATTGCGCATCCTTGCCCATATCGCCGGCATCGACGAATTGAAGGCGGCCTTTGCCGAGGGGCTCGACATCCATGCCCTGACCGCGAGCGAGATGTTCCACGTGCCGCTCGACCAGATGACGCCGGAAATCCGCCGCCAGGCCAAGGCGATCAATTTCGGCGTGATCTATGGCATTTCGGGCTTTGGCCTTGCCCGCAACCTGCGCATCCCCCGGGCCGAGGCCCAGGGTTTCATCGACCGCTATTTCGAACGCTTCCCCGGCATCCGCGACTATATGGAGCGGACCAAGGCATTTGCCCGCGAACATGAATATGTGCAGACGCTGTTCGGGCGCCGCATCCGCACGCCGGAAATCAATGCCAAGGGGCCGCGCTCGGGGCTGGCCTATCGCGCCGCGATCAACGCGCCGATTCAGGGCACCGCCGCCGATGTGATCCGCCGTGCCATGATCCGCATGCCGGCGGCGATCAAGGGGCTGCCGGCGCGGATGCTGTTGCAGGTGCATGACGAACTGCTGTTCGAGGTGGCCGAAGGCGCGGTTGACGAGGTGATCTCCCGCGCCCGCGACGTGATGGAAAACGCCGCCGATCCGGTGGTTCACCTTGACGTGAAACTGACCGTGGACGCCGGCAGCGGCCCGAACTGGGCCCAGGCGCATTGA